A single window of Onychostoma macrolepis isolate SWU-2019 chromosome 16, ASM1243209v1, whole genome shotgun sequence DNA harbors:
- the nr4a3 gene encoding nuclear receptor subfamily 4 group A member 3 isoform X1 has product MTCWRHKDYEVTTRQRQSDVGSVYTSPPRENKQTKDTHTHLLTDSDMPCVQAQYGPAPHGSSYSAQSFGYHGDYSADLMATDYSKCELGGGEISAAAATTSLPSFNVFVEGGFEPKPSCLYQLPPQRPIIKKEEESYPPMAPSDEAIAGSSMYFKQSPPSTPPTPLHSGPPSSSFLWDEHSLPPVPQPCLIEGPLKSPRFPHFYEQTAPPSTSGYDTAIGLPLRPERSPSSSSSSSHVPPSLDTHTHSHVHSHTHSHMYPLNMGKPGGLAFRSLGMGPCPPLLGESLPSPPSRISSGEGTCAVCGDNAACQHYGVRTCEGCKGFFKRTVQKNAKYVCLASKNCPVDKRRRNRCQYCRFQKCLSVGMVKEVVRTDNLKGRRGRLPSKPKSPLQPEPSPPSPPLSLLNAVVRAYSQSTPRELDYSQFSAVEPVGLSESQQIQMFYRVLTGSMEVTRCWAERLPGFSELHHDDQNLLIDSAFLELFVLRLANRSLLADEKFVFCTGLVLHRQQCLRGFGEWLDSIRDFSTHLQSLNLDMPAFSCLCALVLLTEQCPGLKEPKKVEELQSKLICCLRDHLSSVSAGGVTSTGKAPPPVGAVLGLRAELRTQRTQGLQRIFYLKLEDLVPPPPLIDRFLDTLPY; this is encoded by the exons ATGACGTGTTGGAGGCACAAGGATTACGAAGTCACTACACGACAGCGTCAATCCGACGTCGGGTCTGTGTACACTTCCCCACCTAGGGAAAATAAGCAAACAAAGGACACGCACACACATCTCCTCACGGACTCAG ACATGCCCTGCGTTCAGGCCCAGTACGGACCTGCACCTCATGGGTCCAGCTACTCCGCCCAGTCCTTTGGTTACCATGGTGACTACAGTGCTGACCTCATGGCGACAGACTACTCGAAGTGTGAGCTCGGTGGGGGGGAGATCTCGGCGGCGGCTGCCACCACTTCCCTACCCAGTTTTAATGTGTTCGTGGAGGGCGGCTTTGAGCCGAAACCCTCCTGTCTGTATCAACTCCCTCCTCAACGCCCTATCATCAAGAAGGAGGAGGAGTCTTACCCACCCATGGCACCATCCGACGAAGCAATAGCTGGGAGCTCCATGTACTTTAAGCAGTCGCCCCCTTCGACGCCCCCCACGCCGCTTCACTCCGGCCCACCCAGCAGCTCTTTCTTGTGGGATGAACACAGTCTTCCCCCTGTGCCCCAGCCCTGCCTGATTGAAGGCCCATTGAAGAGCCCTCGCTTTCCTCATTTCTACGAGCAGACAGCCCCACCCTCCACCAGCGGCTACGACACTGCCATTGGCCTTCCGCTGCGCCCTGAACGCTCTCCTTCCTCATCCTCTTCATCTTCACATGTGCCACCCAGCCtggacacgcacacacactcacatgtgCACTcccacacgcactcacacatgTACCCCCTGAACATGGGTAAGCCGGGAGGCCTGGCATTCCGCTCTCTGGGCATGGGCCCGTGCCCGCCGCTTCTGGGAGAGAGTTTGCCATCACCGCCCAGTCGCATCAGCTCCGGAGAGGGTACCTGTGCTGTGTGTGGAGACAATGCGGCCTGTCAGCACTACGGTGTGCGCACCTGTGAGGGCTGCAAGGGCTTCTTTAAG AGGACGGTGCAGAAGAATGCGAAGTACGTGTGTTTGGCCAGTAAAAACTGCCCTGTGGACAAAAGGAGAAGAAATCGCTGCCAGTACTGCCGCTTCCAGAAGTGTCTCAGTGTAGGCATGGTGAAAGAAG TGGTGCGCACAGACAACCTGAAGGGGAGGAGAGGTCGCTTGCCATCTAAACCAAAGAGTCCCCTGCAGCCAGAACCCTCACCCCCATCACCTCCCCTCAGCCTGCTGAATGCAGTAGTGCGGGCCTATTCCCAGTCTACACCACGAGAACTAGACTACAGTCAG TTCAGTGCGGTGGAGCCAGTGGGTCTATCTGAGTCTCAGCAGATCCAGATGTTCTACAGAGTGCTAACTGGCTCCATGGAGGTGACACGCTGCTGGGCGGAACGGCTGCCTGGATTCTCTGAGCTTCACCACGATGACCAGAACCTGCTCATTGACTCTGCCTTCCTTGAGCTTTTCGTGCTTCGCCTCGCCAACCG GTCTTTGCTGGCGGACGAGAAGTTCGTGTTTTGCACAGGCCTGGTCCTTCATCGGCAGCAGTGCCTGCGTGGCTTCGGCGAGTGGCTGGACTCCATCCGAGACTTCAGCACTCACCTGCAGAGTCTCAACCTTGACATGCCTGCGTTCTCCTGTTTGTGCGCCCTAGTGCTGCTCACAG AACAATGTCCCGGTCTGAAGGAGCCTAAAAAAGTGGAGGAACTGCAATCCAAACTAATCTGCTGCCTGCGAGATCACCTGAGCTCGGTCAGCGCAGGAGGCGTGACTTCAACCGGCAAGGCCCCACCTCCAGTGGGAGCTGTGCTGGGCTTGAGGGCGGAGCTTCGAACGCAGCGTACGCAAGGCTTACAGAGGATCTTCTACCTGAAGCTTGAGGACCTGGTCCCGCCCCCACCGCTCATCGATAGGTTTCTGGACACCTTGCCCTATTGA
- the nr4a3 gene encoding nuclear receptor subfamily 4 group A member 3 isoform X3, whose translation MPCVQAQYGPAPHGSSYSAQSFGYHGDYSADLMATDYSKCELGGGEISAAAATTSLPSFNVFVEGGFEPKPSCLYQLPPQRPIIKKEEESYPPMAPSDEAIAGSSMYFKQSPPSTPPTPLHSGPPSSSFLWDEHSLPPVPQPCLIEGPLKSPRFPHFYEQTAPPSTSGYDTAIGLPLRPERSPSSSSSSSHVPPSLDTHTHSHVHSHTHSHMYPLNMGKPGGLAFRSLGMGPCPPLLGESLPSPPSRISSGEGTCAVCGDNAACQHYGVRTCEGCKGFFKRTVQKNAKYVCLASKNCPVDKRRRNRCQYCRFQKCLSVGMVKEVVRTDNLKGRRGRLPSKPKSPLQPEPSPPSPPLSLLNAVVRAYSQSTPRELDYSQFSAVEPVGLSESQQIQMFYRVLTGSMEVTRCWAERLPGFSELHHDDQNLLIDSAFLELFVLRLANRSLLADEKFVFCTGLVLHRQQCLRGFGEWLDSIRDFSTHLQSLNLDMPAFSCLCALVLLTEQCPGLKEPKKVEELQSKLICCLRDHLSSVSAGGVTSTGKAPPPVGAVLGLRAELRTQRTQGLQRIFYLKLEDLVPPPPLIDRFLDTLPY comes from the exons ATGCCCTGCGTTCAGGCCCAGTACGGACCTGCACCTCATGGGTCCAGCTACTCCGCCCAGTCCTTTGGTTACCATGGTGACTACAGTGCTGACCTCATGGCGACAGACTACTCGAAGTGTGAGCTCGGTGGGGGGGAGATCTCGGCGGCGGCTGCCACCACTTCCCTACCCAGTTTTAATGTGTTCGTGGAGGGCGGCTTTGAGCCGAAACCCTCCTGTCTGTATCAACTCCCTCCTCAACGCCCTATCATCAAGAAGGAGGAGGAGTCTTACCCACCCATGGCACCATCCGACGAAGCAATAGCTGGGAGCTCCATGTACTTTAAGCAGTCGCCCCCTTCGACGCCCCCCACGCCGCTTCACTCCGGCCCACCCAGCAGCTCTTTCTTGTGGGATGAACACAGTCTTCCCCCTGTGCCCCAGCCCTGCCTGATTGAAGGCCCATTGAAGAGCCCTCGCTTTCCTCATTTCTACGAGCAGACAGCCCCACCCTCCACCAGCGGCTACGACACTGCCATTGGCCTTCCGCTGCGCCCTGAACGCTCTCCTTCCTCATCCTCTTCATCTTCACATGTGCCACCCAGCCtggacacgcacacacactcacatgtgCACTcccacacgcactcacacatgTACCCCCTGAACATGGGTAAGCCGGGAGGCCTGGCATTCCGCTCTCTGGGCATGGGCCCGTGCCCGCCGCTTCTGGGAGAGAGTTTGCCATCACCGCCCAGTCGCATCAGCTCCGGAGAGGGTACCTGTGCTGTGTGTGGAGACAATGCGGCCTGTCAGCACTACGGTGTGCGCACCTGTGAGGGCTGCAAGGGCTTCTTTAAG AGGACGGTGCAGAAGAATGCGAAGTACGTGTGTTTGGCCAGTAAAAACTGCCCTGTGGACAAAAGGAGAAGAAATCGCTGCCAGTACTGCCGCTTCCAGAAGTGTCTCAGTGTAGGCATGGTGAAAGAAG TGGTGCGCACAGACAACCTGAAGGGGAGGAGAGGTCGCTTGCCATCTAAACCAAAGAGTCCCCTGCAGCCAGAACCCTCACCCCCATCACCTCCCCTCAGCCTGCTGAATGCAGTAGTGCGGGCCTATTCCCAGTCTACACCACGAGAACTAGACTACAGTCAG TTCAGTGCGGTGGAGCCAGTGGGTCTATCTGAGTCTCAGCAGATCCAGATGTTCTACAGAGTGCTAACTGGCTCCATGGAGGTGACACGCTGCTGGGCGGAACGGCTGCCTGGATTCTCTGAGCTTCACCACGATGACCAGAACCTGCTCATTGACTCTGCCTTCCTTGAGCTTTTCGTGCTTCGCCTCGCCAACCG GTCTTTGCTGGCGGACGAGAAGTTCGTGTTTTGCACAGGCCTGGTCCTTCATCGGCAGCAGTGCCTGCGTGGCTTCGGCGAGTGGCTGGACTCCATCCGAGACTTCAGCACTCACCTGCAGAGTCTCAACCTTGACATGCCTGCGTTCTCCTGTTTGTGCGCCCTAGTGCTGCTCACAG AACAATGTCCCGGTCTGAAGGAGCCTAAAAAAGTGGAGGAACTGCAATCCAAACTAATCTGCTGCCTGCGAGATCACCTGAGCTCGGTCAGCGCAGGAGGCGTGACTTCAACCGGCAAGGCCCCACCTCCAGTGGGAGCTGTGCTGGGCTTGAGGGCGGAGCTTCGAACGCAGCGTACGCAAGGCTTACAGAGGATCTTCTACCTGAAGCTTGAGGACCTGGTCCCGCCCCCACCGCTCATCGATAGGTTTCTGGACACCTTGCCCTATTGA
- the nr4a3 gene encoding nuclear receptor subfamily 4 group A member 3 isoform X2, protein MNKRSQLLEQLHFVHLKCTPRDMPCVQAQYGPAPHGSSYSAQSFGYHGDYSADLMATDYSKCELGGGEISAAAATTSLPSFNVFVEGGFEPKPSCLYQLPPQRPIIKKEEESYPPMAPSDEAIAGSSMYFKQSPPSTPPTPLHSGPPSSSFLWDEHSLPPVPQPCLIEGPLKSPRFPHFYEQTAPPSTSGYDTAIGLPLRPERSPSSSSSSSHVPPSLDTHTHSHVHSHTHSHMYPLNMGKPGGLAFRSLGMGPCPPLLGESLPSPPSRISSGEGTCAVCGDNAACQHYGVRTCEGCKGFFKRTVQKNAKYVCLASKNCPVDKRRRNRCQYCRFQKCLSVGMVKEVVRTDNLKGRRGRLPSKPKSPLQPEPSPPSPPLSLLNAVVRAYSQSTPRELDYSQFSAVEPVGLSESQQIQMFYRVLTGSMEVTRCWAERLPGFSELHHDDQNLLIDSAFLELFVLRLANRSLLADEKFVFCTGLVLHRQQCLRGFGEWLDSIRDFSTHLQSLNLDMPAFSCLCALVLLTEQCPGLKEPKKVEELQSKLICCLRDHLSSVSAGGVTSTGKAPPPVGAVLGLRAELRTQRTQGLQRIFYLKLEDLVPPPPLIDRFLDTLPY, encoded by the exons ATGAACAAGCGATCACAGTTATTGGAACAGCTGCATTTTGTCCATCTAAAATGCACACCTCGAG ACATGCCCTGCGTTCAGGCCCAGTACGGACCTGCACCTCATGGGTCCAGCTACTCCGCCCAGTCCTTTGGTTACCATGGTGACTACAGTGCTGACCTCATGGCGACAGACTACTCGAAGTGTGAGCTCGGTGGGGGGGAGATCTCGGCGGCGGCTGCCACCACTTCCCTACCCAGTTTTAATGTGTTCGTGGAGGGCGGCTTTGAGCCGAAACCCTCCTGTCTGTATCAACTCCCTCCTCAACGCCCTATCATCAAGAAGGAGGAGGAGTCTTACCCACCCATGGCACCATCCGACGAAGCAATAGCTGGGAGCTCCATGTACTTTAAGCAGTCGCCCCCTTCGACGCCCCCCACGCCGCTTCACTCCGGCCCACCCAGCAGCTCTTTCTTGTGGGATGAACACAGTCTTCCCCCTGTGCCCCAGCCCTGCCTGATTGAAGGCCCATTGAAGAGCCCTCGCTTTCCTCATTTCTACGAGCAGACAGCCCCACCCTCCACCAGCGGCTACGACACTGCCATTGGCCTTCCGCTGCGCCCTGAACGCTCTCCTTCCTCATCCTCTTCATCTTCACATGTGCCACCCAGCCtggacacgcacacacactcacatgtgCACTcccacacgcactcacacatgTACCCCCTGAACATGGGTAAGCCGGGAGGCCTGGCATTCCGCTCTCTGGGCATGGGCCCGTGCCCGCCGCTTCTGGGAGAGAGTTTGCCATCACCGCCCAGTCGCATCAGCTCCGGAGAGGGTACCTGTGCTGTGTGTGGAGACAATGCGGCCTGTCAGCACTACGGTGTGCGCACCTGTGAGGGCTGCAAGGGCTTCTTTAAG AGGACGGTGCAGAAGAATGCGAAGTACGTGTGTTTGGCCAGTAAAAACTGCCCTGTGGACAAAAGGAGAAGAAATCGCTGCCAGTACTGCCGCTTCCAGAAGTGTCTCAGTGTAGGCATGGTGAAAGAAG TGGTGCGCACAGACAACCTGAAGGGGAGGAGAGGTCGCTTGCCATCTAAACCAAAGAGTCCCCTGCAGCCAGAACCCTCACCCCCATCACCTCCCCTCAGCCTGCTGAATGCAGTAGTGCGGGCCTATTCCCAGTCTACACCACGAGAACTAGACTACAGTCAG TTCAGTGCGGTGGAGCCAGTGGGTCTATCTGAGTCTCAGCAGATCCAGATGTTCTACAGAGTGCTAACTGGCTCCATGGAGGTGACACGCTGCTGGGCGGAACGGCTGCCTGGATTCTCTGAGCTTCACCACGATGACCAGAACCTGCTCATTGACTCTGCCTTCCTTGAGCTTTTCGTGCTTCGCCTCGCCAACCG GTCTTTGCTGGCGGACGAGAAGTTCGTGTTTTGCACAGGCCTGGTCCTTCATCGGCAGCAGTGCCTGCGTGGCTTCGGCGAGTGGCTGGACTCCATCCGAGACTTCAGCACTCACCTGCAGAGTCTCAACCTTGACATGCCTGCGTTCTCCTGTTTGTGCGCCCTAGTGCTGCTCACAG AACAATGTCCCGGTCTGAAGGAGCCTAAAAAAGTGGAGGAACTGCAATCCAAACTAATCTGCTGCCTGCGAGATCACCTGAGCTCGGTCAGCGCAGGAGGCGTGACTTCAACCGGCAAGGCCCCACCTCCAGTGGGAGCTGTGCTGGGCTTGAGGGCGGAGCTTCGAACGCAGCGTACGCAAGGCTTACAGAGGATCTTCTACCTGAAGCTTGAGGACCTGGTCCCGCCCCCACCGCTCATCGATAGGTTTCTGGACACCTTGCCCTATTGA